Proteins found in one Neurospora crassa OR74A linkage group II, whole genome shotgun sequence genomic segment:
- a CDS encoding telomeric repeat binding factor 1 has translation MADLNFSAAIEANLLAALSKHTEEAKSPASTPTPAPAPGPAPVPTPTPPSIPTQGASAPPPQPVQQQPQQAQQPPLNHSLQSSQGPPSQTAQPPQQQLSQASSLSHALQQALQSSNPPSYQTPSTPQPQPSSTTTAAPISQPLVQVPLPQPSPHAVSNVPPQASPALTEPPKRSHSPDPQDSNGKRPKLEHVDEMDQDIPFDIKAALATALGDFEKQHSQIGNDSSLENPSGPSSAPPPALAVSLSATATPMPEKCGDKLMKASSNSTYMIRSMSLPVLGNLAVQILLRLSQQPRNETLSLLSETDAEFRKHYDLLTESFKLARKGFSDSPVLLPDELEINDSEDRETVRVANLATTAISVFGANDVACKDLDDSFFSIFVPEDGEFKDTLADLLLSLKTQAFLDSLDEQATPQQVTEQLDKFFPDNFEDWLKQRNLDVVTDTDADQLAVKIKDRRELLSTLANSEQPKKSLESKYPPDTFPETLCAFLQSHIGVVVEYAEEYGVKIPISEEPIAPESIVSDPIQNGNNVQDEHADLAALLQSKIVENGELKDFHAGNLHNEASVSADDNFDLSKLIEQSLPDHINGLKDGLLEQNGQGESSGLFDTKDLASLIAEKLNDNLGTPVDGLSNVPQNYEDTMRENHGQVHPQYHNINQLQTPTYQQYPPASSSNIGMGTTGETLPPNQSCPTSVLYEKARQAAVAKSSSTTRREGLHSTRRPWTPDEEKALMMGLDMVKGPHWSQILSLFGAHGSVSDILKDRTQVQLKDKARNLKLFFLKTNSEMPYYLQSVTGELKTRAPGQAARKEAEEKARLNAEDEQARLAGIMTLGGLHNNHHPVAGSPIAPSPARAHTATPGPGTGHLNGTPTPTPTQGPTNQPAALAPVPISPMVKTEPVDHSAHQVGNLPQIQPAPAPQSLQPALKPQSQPQPLHQQQSQPHLQQHPQANAQQHSQQHLQQHSQPLQPLRPQQQPQQLAQSQMRSQTPQALAPAPPQQYHHQQQHHQPQGQQQHQQLHQQQQLHPGSQQHEQTQPQPQPQVQAQPPPPQQQQQHHVAPAPASTSTTTTATPAIAAAQPHVHVAAAEPAAASSTLSNQATPSFGLPPIPPNHHSTPDQAQDVKLFETLQAAIGATSPAHESHQAATVPETSAG, from the exons ATGGCCGACCTCAACTTCTCAGCGGCCATCGAGGCCAACCTCCTCGCTGCCCTGAGCAAGCATACCGAAGAAGCCAAGAGCCCGGCTTCAACTCCgactcccgctcccgctccggGTCCAGCTCCCGTTCCCACGCCGACACCACCGTCGATACCGACCCAAGgtgcttctgctcctcctccccagccagtgcagcaacaaccacaacaagcACAGCAGCCACCGCTGAACCACTCCCTACAGTCGTCTCAAGGACCCCCGAGCCAGACAGCCCAGCCTCCCCAGCAGCAATTGTCACAAGCTTCCTCTCTCAGCCATGCTCTTCAGCAGGCTCTACAAAGCTCGAATCCCCCGTCTTATCAGACGCCCTCGACTCCCCAGCCTCAACCCTCCTCAACGACGACCGCTGCACCGATCTCCCAACCACTCGTACAAGTCCCGCTGCCCCAGCCGAGCCCTCATGCGGTATCCAACGTGCCTCCCCAGGCGTCTCCCGCTTTGACAGAACCTCCAAAACGGTCCCATAGCCCCGATCCGCAAGACTCGAATGGCAAGCGCCCCAAGCTTGAACACGTTGATGAGATGGATCAGGACATACCGTTTGATATCAAGGCAGCCCTCGCAACTGCGCTTGGCGATTTTGAGAAACAGCACAGCCAAATCGGCAATGATAGCTCGCTCGAAAATCCATCCGGCCCCAGCtcggctcctcctccggcgcTCGCTGTCTCTCTGTCTGCTACAGCTACACCGATGCCCGAGAAATGCGGGGATAAACTTATGAAGGCCTCATCTAACTCGACGTATATGATCCGTTCAATGAGTCTTCCGGTGCTCGGAAACTTGGCTGTCCAGATTCTGCTTCGACTATCCCAACAGCCCCGAAACGAAACATTATCACTTCTTTCTGAAACCGATGCCGAGTTTCGGAAACACTACGATTTGTTGACAGAGTCGTTCAAGTTAGCCAGAAAGGGTTTCTCCGACAGTCCTGTGCTTCTTCCAGACGAACTGGAGATCAATGATTCAGAGGACCGCGAGACGGTTCGGGTTGCAAACCTAGCTACGACGGCTATCAGTGTCTTTGGTGCAAACGATGTTGCCTGCAAGGATTTGGACGACTCTTTCTTCTCAATCTTTGTACCGGAAGATGGCGAGTTTAAAGATACATTGGCCGACTTGCTCCTCAGCCTCAAAACTCAGGCCTTTCTGGATTCCTTGGATGAGCAGGCGACTCCTCAGCAGGTTACAGAACAACTCGACAAGTTCTTTCCAGATAACTTCGAAGACTGGCTCAAGCAACGTAACCTTGATGTCGTCACAGACACTGATGCGGACCAACTCGCCGTGAAGATCAAGGACCGCAGGGAGCTGTTGTCCACACTCGCCAACAGTGAACAGCCCAAAA AATCTCTAGAGAGCAAGTACCCACCTGATACTTTTCCCGAGACCCTCTGTGCCTTTTTGCAAAGCCACATTGGGGTAGTCGTTGAATATGCCGAAGAATATGGGGTCAAGATCCCAATCAGTGAGGAGCCGATTGCACCCGAGTCGATCGTATCGGACCCAATTCAAAACGGCAACAACGTCCAGGACGAGCATGCCGACTTGGCCGCCCTATTGCAGTCCAAGATTGTCGAGAACGGCGAGCTTAAAGACTTCCACGCGGGAAACCTCCACAATGAGGCGTCCGTATCTGCTGATGACAATTTCGATCTAAGTAAACTTATCGAGCAATCTCTCCCCGACCATATCAATGGATTGAAAGACGGGCTTCTAGAACAAAACGGGCAGGGTGAATCAAGCGGGCTTTTTGACACAAAGGATCTGGCATCCCTCATTGCTGAAAAGCTAAACGATAATCTTGGGACACCAGTTGACGGGCTCTCAAATGTTCCACAGAACTATGAAGATACCATGCGGGAGAATCACGGCCAAG TACATCCTCAGTACCATAACATCAACCAGCTACAAACACCGACATACCAGCAATATCCCCCAGCATCATCTTCTAATATTGGAATGGGGACAACGGGGGAGACGTTACCTCCTAACCAATCTTGTCCCACCTCAGTGCTATACGAGAAGGCAAGACAGGCCGCTGTCGCAAAGTCATCGAGTACGACTCGCAGGGAGGGACTGCATTCGACTCGCAGACCATGGACCCCCGACGAGGAAAAGGCTCTCATGATGGGTCTGGACATGGTGAAGGGGCCTCATTGGAGTCAGATTCTGTCACTCTTTGGGGCTCATGGGTCCGTTTCGGACATTCTGAAGGATCGCACGCAGGTCCAGCTCAAGGACAAGGCAAGGAACCTCAAGCTGTTCTTTCTCAAGACAAACTCCGAGATGCCCTACTATCTACAGAGTGTTACGGGTGAACTCAAGACCAGGGCGCCCGGACAGGCTGCTCgcaaggaggcggaggaaaagGCCCGCCTTAATGCGGAGGATGAACAAGCACGGTTAGCAGGCATCATGACATTGGGTGGGCTACataacaaccaccacccagTTGCCGGCAGTCCGATTGCGCCCTCTCCCGCTCGTGCTCACACCGCAACTCCTGGACCAGGGACTGGTCACTTGAATGGGACGCCTACGCCCACGCCCACGCAAGGACCGACAAACCAGCCTGCGGCTCTTGCTCCAGTCCCGATCTCACCAATGGTCAAGACTGAGCCCGTAGACCACTCAGCGCATCAGGTCGGCAATCTGCCGCAAATTCAGCCGGCCCCAGCTCCTCAGTCTTTGCAACCGGCGTTGAAGCCTCAATCACAACCTCAGCCTCTACACCAGCAACAATCTCAGCCACATctacaacaacaccctcaaGCAAACGCTCAACAACACTCACAACAGCACTTGCAGCAACACTCGCAACCATTACAGCCACTTCGACCCCAACAGCAACCTCAACAGCTAGCCCAATCCCAAATGCGTTCTCAAACTCCCCAAGCGCTGGCGCCAGCTCCACCGCAAcaataccaccaccaacaacaacatcatcagccGCAAgggcaacagcagcaccaacagttgcaccagcagcagcaattaCACCCAGGTTCACAGCAACACGAGCAGAcgcaaccgcaaccgcagCCTCAGGTACAGGcacagccgccgccgccgcagcagcaacagcagcaccatGTGGCCCCGGCTccagcatcaacatcaactaCGACAACGGCAACACCAGCAATAGCAGCTGCTCAGCCCCATGTCCACGTAGCCGCTGCggagccagcagcagcaagctcAACATTGAGCAATCAAGCTACACCGAGCTTTGGGCTCCCACCCATACCTCCGAACCACCACTCAACACCAGATCAAGCTCAAGACGTGAAGCTCTTTGAGACGCTCCAGGCTGCAATTGGAGCGACTTCGCCTGCTCACGAGAGTCATCAAGCGGCAACTGTGCCGGAAACGTCTGCTGGATAG
- a CDS encoding aldehyde dehydrogenase: protein MSSNVFVELKTPVTGTYKQPTGLFINNEFVEGVDKKTFEVINPATEEVICSVHEATEKDVDIAVAAARKAFEGVWRDVTPQQRGIYLLKLADLLEKNLDLLAAVESLDNGKSITMARGDVGAVVGTIRYYGGWADKIEGKTIDISPDSFHYTRQEPLGVCGQIIPWNFPLLMLAWKVGPALATGNTIVMKTAEQTPLSALVFAQFVKEAGFPPGVLNIISGFGRIAGAAMASHMDIDKVAFTGSTMVGRQIMKAAAESNLKKVTLELGGKSPNIIFNDADIDQAIDWVNFGIYFNHGQTCCAGSRVYVQEGIYDKFVAAFKQRAQQNKVGDPFHDETFQGPQVSQLQYDRIMGYIKAGKEEGATVETGGERHGDKGYFIQPTIFTNVRHDMKIMKEEIFGPVCAVAKFSTEEEVIKLGNDSNYGLAAAVHTKDLNTAIRVSNHLRAGTVWVNTYNALHHQLPFGGYKESGIGRELGEAALANYTQCKSVAIKLN, encoded by the exons ATGTCTTCCAACGTCTTTGTTGAGCTCAAGACGCCGGTTACCGGCACCTACAAGCAGCCCACCGGCCT GTTCATAAACAACGAGTTCGTCGAGGGTGTCGACAAGAAGACCTTCGAGGTCATCAACCCCGCCACCGAGGAGGTCATCTGCTCCGTCCACGAGGCCACCGAGAAGGATGTCGATATCGCTGTCGCCGCTGCCCGCAAGGCTTTCGAGGGTGTCTGGCGCGACGTCACTCCCCAGCAGCGTGGCATCTACCTCCTCAAGCTCGCCGACCTGCTCGAGAAGAACCTCGACCTCCTTGCCGCTGTCGAGTCTCTCGACAATGGCAAGTCCATCACCATGGCCCGTGGCGATGTGGGCGCCGTCGTTGGCACTATCCGCTACTACGGCGGTTGGGCCGACAAGATCGAGGGCAAGACCATTGATATCTCCCCCGACTCCTTCCACTACACCAGGCAAGAGCCTCTCGGTGTTTGCGGTCAGATCATCCCCTGGAACTTCCCTCTCCTCATGCTTGCCTGGAAGGTCGGCCCCGCCCTGGCCACCGGTAACACTATCGTCATGAAGACCGCTGAACAGACGCCTCTCTCTGCTCTCGTCTTTGCTCAGTTCGTCAAGGAGGCCGGTTTCCCTCCTGGCGTTCTCAACATCATCTCCGGTTTCGGCAGAATTGCTGGTGCCGCCATGGCCTCCCACATGGACATTGACAAGGTTGCCTTCACCGGCTCTACCATGGTCGGCCGCCAAATCATGAAGGCTGCCGCCGAGTCCAACCTGAAGAAGGTTACCCTCGAGCTTGGTGGCAAGTCCCCCAACATTATCTTCAACGACGCCGATATCGACCAGGCCATTGATTGGGTCAACTTCGGTATCTACTTCAACCACGGCCAGACCTGCTGCGCTGGTTCTCGTGTATACGTCCAGGAGGGTATCTATGACAAGTTTGTGGCGGCCTTCAAGCAGCGCGCCCAGCAGAACAAGGTCGGCGACCCCTTCCACGACGAGACCTTCCAGGGCCCCCAGGTCAGCCAGCTCCAGTACGACCGCATCATGGGTTACATCAAGGCCGGTAAGGAGGAGGGTGCTACCGTCGAGACTGGTGGTGAGCGCCACGGTGACAAGGGCTACTTCATCCAGCCCACCATTTTCACCAACGTCCGTCACGACATGAAGATCATGAAGGAGGAAATTTTCGGCCCCGTCTGCGCCGTCGCCAAGTTCtccaccgaggaggaggttatCAAGCTCGGCAACGACTCCAACTACGGccttgctgctgccgtcCACACCAAGGACCTCAACACTGCCATCCGCGTCAGCAACCACCTTAGGGCTGGTACCGTCTGGGTCAACACCT ACAACgctcttcaccaccagctTCCCTTCGGCGGTTACAAGGAGTCCGGTATCGGTCGCGAGCTCGGCGAGGCTGCTCTGGCCAACTACACCCAGTGCAAGTCTGTTGCTATCAAGCTCAACTAG
- a CDS encoding RNA lariat debranching enzyme — translation MSIDIQTTTQQGVRIAVEGCGHGTLNAIYAATEKSAKERGWDGVDLLIIGGDFQAVRNAADLNAMSVPKKYRELGDFHEYYSGVRKAPYLTIFVAGNHEAASHLWELYYGGWVCPNIYYMGAANVLRLGPLRIAGMSGIWKGYNYRKAHHERLPFNDDDVKSFYHVREIDVRKLLQLQTQVDIGISHDWPRAIEKHGNTKHLWNMKPDFERESADGSLGNQAAEYVMDRLRPPYWFSAHLHCKYSAIKTYDLPKETTSDGGETTKPEETAVPQPQEQQPAPAAANPDEIDLDMEDEPAPAPQQTAAPVATSNPDEIDLDDDEVAPTAPSQPAPTSAAPAAAVTEEEDPTEALRSLLPASFSNPNPQSSYNAQPHGGNSGNKPKPGQPVPPTITNTTVRFLSLDKCLPGRKFLQLAEIEPINPSPKELQRPLRLSYDPEWLSITLAFHPLLRSAVGKHCPSHPNAPIPVDLGEAGYKPLIEEARKWVDEHITGDKLLVPEDFVQTAPPIDLVNRPETGNMTDEMPVEYTNPHTAEFCRLLGVENYWDASEEEREGRRVQGPRPMAERFGGRGGGHRGGGRGGGGGGGGGWRGGRGGRGGGGGRGGGGGRGRGRGRGGW, via the exons ATGAGTATCGACATCCAGACCACGACCCAACAGGGCGTACGCATTGCCGTAGAGGGTTGT GGTCATGGCACACTCAACGCCATTTACGCTGCCACTGAAAAATCGGCCAAGGAGCGCGGATGGGACGGCGTCgacctcctcatcatcggaGGCGATTTTCAAGCCGTCCGCAACGCTGCTGATCTGAACGCCATGTCTGTACCCAAGAAGTACCGCGAACTCGGGGATTTCCACGAATATTACAGCGGCGTCCGGAAGGCGCCATACCTGACCATCTTCGTCGCCGGCAACCACGAGGCTGCTTCACACTTGTGGGAGCTGTACTACGGCGGCTGGGTGTGCCCTAACATCTACTACATGGGCGCCGCCAATGTGCTTCGGTTGGGTCCCCTGCGCATTGCGGGGATGAGTGGTATCTGGAAGGGATACAATTACCGCAAGGCGCATCACGAGCGCCTACCAttcaacgacgacgacgtcaaGAGCTTCTACCACGTCCGTGAGATCGATGTTCGCAAACTGTTGCAACTGCAAACCCAGGTGGATATCGGCATCAGCCACGACTGGCCAAGGGCCATTGAGAAGCATGGAAACACCAAACACCTCTGGAATATGAAGCCGGATTTTGAGAGGGAGTCGGCTGATGGATCGCTGGGAAATCAGGCGGCCGAGTATGTGATGGATAGGCTGAGGCCACCTTACTGGTTTTCGGCACATCTGCATTGCAAGTACTCGGCTATCAAGACGTATGATCTGCCGAAGGAGACGACTAGTGACGGAGGAGAGACAACGAAACCAGAGGAGACAGCCGTTCCTCAGCCCCAAGAGCAGCAACCTGCACCAGCGGCCGCGAACCCTGACGAGATAGATCTTGACATGGAGGACGAACCCGCGCCAGCACCCCAGCAAACAGCAGCACCCGTAGCGACCTCAAACCCCGATGAGATTGATctcgatgacgatgaagtTGCGCCTACAGCGCCTTCACAACCTGCTCCCACATCGGCAGCCCCCGCTGCCGCCGTcaccgaagaagaagacccaaCTGAAGCCCTCCGCTCTCTCCTCCCAGCGTCCTTTTCGAATCCCAACCCCCAATCCTCTTACAACGCCCAACCCCACGGCGGCAACAGCGGCAACAAGCCCAAACCCGGCCAACCGGTTCCCCCAACAATaaccaacaccaccgtcCGCTTCCTTTCCCTCGACAAATGTCTTCCCGGCCGCAAATTCCTCCAACTAGCCGAGATCGAACCCATCAACCCTTCACCCAAAGAATTACAACGTCCCCTCCGCCTCTCCTACGACCCAGAATGGCTCTCCATAACCCTCGCCTTCCACCCTCTCCTCCGCTCTGCCGTCGGCAAACACTGCCCTTCGCACCCCAACGCCCCCATTCCCGTGGACCTCGGCGAAGCTGGCTACAAGCCCTTGATCGAGGAAGCGAGAAAATGGGTAGATGAGCACATTACGGGCGATAAGTTGCTAGTGCCGGAGGATTTTGTGCAAACGGCGCCGCCGATCGATTTGGTCAACAGGCCGGAAACGGGAAATATGACAGATGAGATGCCGGTGGAGTATACGAATCCGCATACGGCCGAGTTTTGTCGGCTGTTGGGGGTGGAGAATTATTGGGATGCTagtgaggaggagagggaagggaggagggtgcAGGGGCCGAGGCCGATGGCGGAGAGGTTTGGTGGACGTGGTGGTGGGCATAGAGGTGGTGGacgcggcggtggtgggggaggaggaggaggatggagaggcGGACgtggagggcgaggaggtggaggaggaaggggaggaggcggtggtaggggtagaggtaggggaCGCGGTGGATGGTAA
- the rho-4 gene encoding rho1, whose amino-acid sequence MSSSSKFRSSHHYHSQSVSSILGRHDSTSPGAELQRRPTTTSSYTSSGSASRRVPRDNGTRSSDGTVSTMMSTTSSTGRESAATTAMTEGPAYSKKVVVVGDGGCGKTCLLISYSQGYFPEKYVPTVFENYITYPTHPPTGKTVELALWDTAGQEEYDRLRPLSYPETDLIFVCFAIDCPNSLENVMDKWYPEVLHFCPYTPLILVGLKSDLRNKKTCIDMLKTQGLTPVTTEQGLAVAKKMGAQYMECSSKEMKGVEEIFEQAILTVVANDRKTLEQEAANGMLGVGAGSGSGKGSGISFSSGDKAGSGIGPVKAAGVGGTIVPKTRKKKRKCGMM is encoded by the exons ATGTCGTCGTCAAGCAAGTTCCGCAGCTCACACCACTATCATTCGCAGTCGGTGTCGTCAATCCTAGGCAGGCACGATAGCACCAGCCCCGGCGCAGAACTCCAACGACGACCGACCACCACCTCGTCCTACACATCCTCTGGTAGCGCCAGCCGACGAGTACCACGCGACAACGGGACGAGATCGAGCGATGGGACAGTGAGTACCATGATGAGCACCACATCGTCGACCGGAAGAGAATCAGCAGCAACTACGGCCATGACCGAGGGCCCGGCCTACTCCAagaaggtggtggtcgtgggcGATGGCGGTTGCGGAAAGACATGTCTCCTGATCAGTTATAGTCAGGGATACTTCCCAGAG AAATATGTCCCAACCGTCTTTGAGAACTACATCACCTACCCAACGCATCCACCGACCGGTAAGACCGTCGAGCTCGCCCTGTGGGATACCGCCGGCCAAGAGGAATACGACCGCTTGCGACCGCTTTCATACCCAGAAACCGACCTTATTTTTGTCTGCTTCGCCATTGACTGCCCCAACTCCCTCGAGAATGTCATGGACAAG TGGTACCCCGAAGTCCTCCACTTCTGTCCGTATACACCCCTTATCCTCGTCGGCCTCAAGTCCGACCTCCGCAATAAGAAGACGTGCATCGACATGCTCAAGACACAAGGTCTCACCCCCGTCACCACCGAACAAGGACTCGCCGTCGCTAAGAAGATGGGCGCTCAGTACATGGAGTGCTCATCAAAGGAGATGAAGGGTGTAGAGGAGATTTTTGAGCAGGCCATCCTCACAGTAGTCGCCAACGACAGGAAAACACTGGAACAGGAAGCCGCGAACGGCATGCTGGGTGTTGGCGCGGGCTCGGGAAGCGGAAAGGGCAGCGGAATCTCGTTCAGCAGTGGTGACAAGGCCGGTTCCGGGATAGGGCCCGTCAAGGCGGCCGGTGTGGGTGGCACGATTGTCCCGAaaacgaggaagaagaagagaaagtgTGGTATGATGTGA
- the rho-4 gene encoding rho1, variant, with protein sequence MMSTTSSTGRESAATTAMTEGPAYSKKVVVVGDGGCGKTCLLISYSQGYFPEKYVPTVFENYITYPTHPPTGKTVELALWDTAGQEEYDRLRPLSYPETDLIFVCFAIDCPNSLENVMDKWYPEVLHFCPYTPLILVGLKSDLRNKKTCIDMLKTQGLTPVTTEQGLAVAKKMGAQYMECSSKEMKGVEEIFEQAILTVVANDRKTLEQEAANGMLGVGAGSGSGKGSGISFSSGDKAGSGIGPVKAAGVGGTIVPKTRKKKRKCGMM encoded by the exons ATGATGAGCACCACATCGTCGACCGGAAGAGAATCAGCAGCAACTACGGCCATGACCGAGGGCCCGGCCTACTCCAagaaggtggtggtcgtgggcGATGGCGGTTGCGGAAAGACATGTCTCCTGATCAGTTATAGTCAGGGATACTTCCCAGAG AAATATGTCCCAACCGTCTTTGAGAACTACATCACCTACCCAACGCATCCACCGACCGGTAAGACCGTCGAGCTCGCCCTGTGGGATACCGCCGGCCAAGAGGAATACGACCGCTTGCGACCGCTTTCATACCCAGAAACCGACCTTATTTTTGTCTGCTTCGCCATTGACTGCCCCAACTCCCTCGAGAATGTCATGGACAAG TGGTACCCCGAAGTCCTCCACTTCTGTCCGTATACACCCCTTATCCTCGTCGGCCTCAAGTCCGACCTCCGCAATAAGAAGACGTGCATCGACATGCTCAAGACACAAGGTCTCACCCCCGTCACCACCGAACAAGGACTCGCCGTCGCTAAGAAGATGGGCGCTCAGTACATGGAGTGCTCATCAAAGGAGATGAAGGGTGTAGAGGAGATTTTTGAGCAGGCCATCCTCACAGTAGTCGCCAACGACAGGAAAACACTGGAACAGGAAGCCGCGAACGGCATGCTGGGTGTTGGCGCGGGCTCGGGAAGCGGAAAGGGCAGCGGAATCTCGTTCAGCAGTGGTGACAAGGCCGGTTCCGGGATAGGGCCCGTCAAGGCGGCCGGTGTGGGTGGCACGATTGTCCCGAaaacgaggaagaagaagagaaagtgTGGTATGATGTGA